Proteins from a genomic interval of Irregularibacter muris:
- a CDS encoding glutamate mutase L: MEKYDYLIIDIGSTYTKQRLFKDAELIATVQSPTTIENIYQGIQAGRREMEDILGEEKIEARHVLSSSSAAGGLRMVAMGYMTRVTAKAAKEVAMNSGAKILEIVSNENPPEYRIEILREIDPDIILLAGGTDFGDESSLIENAALIVESKVKGVVVIAGNINAQDKVAEILGKGQVAHIKVPNIMPTIHKLRVKEAREAIHREFIKQITKAQGLSILQQEITNDLVVPTPGAVLMASELLAKGTYLEKGLGEVIVVDLGGATTDIHSVIPSLEDLDDEERGLIVSNEKQVSYRTVEGNLGMRISAMGVLDVISPKGIFHKKGLDDSELLEEFLQYCKNMEKTPRHIASNQKEYLFDTLLAETAVEIALKRHAGYISTVADPVTGIMPGMPIGRDLRNVQTIIGVGGIFSHREPEESKSILKNALKDKGISLLPNKPEILIDENYLLYTGGIISQIDEDYAMQVLKNQFK, encoded by the coding sequence ATGGAAAAATATGATTATTTAATTATAGATATAGGGAGCACCTATACTAAGCAAAGGCTCTTTAAGGACGCAGAGTTGATAGCCACCGTACAATCCCCTACGACTATTGAAAATATCTATCAGGGAATTCAAGCCGGACGCAGGGAGATGGAGGATATTCTGGGGGAAGAAAAGATAGAAGCTAGACATGTCCTTTCTTCCAGTAGTGCGGCAGGAGGCCTGAGGATGGTAGCTATGGGCTATATGACCCGGGTGACTGCAAAGGCAGCAAAGGAAGTTGCCATGAATTCAGGGGCAAAAATTCTGGAAATTGTCTCCAACGAAAATCCACCGGAATATCGGATAGAAATCCTAAGGGAGATCGATCCCGATATTATTCTTCTGGCAGGGGGAACAGACTTTGGAGATGAATCTTCCCTTATAGAAAACGCTGCCCTCATTGTAGAAAGTAAAGTCAAAGGTGTAGTGGTCATTGCTGGAAATATCAATGCCCAGGATAAAGTAGCAGAAATATTGGGAAAAGGCCAAGTAGCCCATATTAAAGTCCCTAATATCATGCCCACTATCCATAAACTAAGAGTCAAGGAAGCAAGGGAAGCTATTCATAGGGAATTTATTAAGCAGATTACCAAAGCCCAAGGATTAAGTATATTACAACAGGAAATTACCAATGATTTGGTGGTTCCCACTCCTGGGGCAGTATTGATGGCATCGGAACTCTTGGCTAAAGGGACCTATTTAGAAAAAGGTTTAGGAGAAGTTATTGTAGTGGATTTAGGAGGGGCAACCACCGATATCCACTCAGTTATTCCCAGTCTAGAAGACTTAGATGATGAGGAGAGAGGGCTCATTGTCAGCAATGAAAAACAAGTATCCTATAGAACCGTCGAGGGAAACTTGGGGATGAGAATCAGTGCCATGGGAGTATTGGATGTTATAAGCCCTAAGGGTATTTTTCATAAAAAAGGGTTGGATGATTCAGAATTACTAGAAGAATTCCTTCAATACTGTAAAAACATGGAGAAAACCCCTAGACATATTGCCAGTAACCAAAAAGAGTATCTCTTTGATACTTTACTTGCGGAAACAGCTGTAGAAATTGCCTTAAAAAGACATGCAGGCTATATTTCTACAGTAGCCGATCCTGTAACAGGCATTATGCCTGGTATGCCCATTGGAAGGGATTTGAGAAATGTACAGACCATCATAGGAGTGGGCGGGATATTCTCCCACCGAGAGCCAGAAGAAAGCAAAAGCATTTTAAAAAATGCCTTAAAGGACAAAGGAATTTCCCTTTTGCCTAACAAGCCTGAAATACTCATCGATGAAAATTATTTACTCTATACAGGCGGGATTATATCTCAAATTGATGAGGACTATGCAATGCAGGTATTAAAAAATCAATTTAAATAA
- a CDS encoding 2-methylaconitate cis-trans isomerase PrpF family protein, which produces MEQLKTPVVIMRAGTSKGIFIKEENLPKNQEERNQLILKIFGSPDIRQIDGLGGADPLTSKLAIIGPSTREDADVDYTFGQVSYVASKIDYSGNCGNISSGVAPFAVDEGLVKVEEPYTTVRVHNTNTGKILVEKVQVMGGKTQVTGDYAIAGVPGTGAEISIDFSDTAGAATGKLLPTGNVVDKIEVEGYGEIEASLVDAANPVVFVRAKDLKLTGIETPSQIDENKELLKTLEEIRGKGAQMMGLVDNWEEAVKVAPAFPMIAFVSPAQDYKDFTTGKDIKTEDVDFVSRLMFMQVVHKTYAGTATICTGAAARIKGTIVNEAMEDKGQESVLRIGHPAGVITIDVAAHEKDGQWALEKAAISRTARRIMDGNCYTVK; this is translated from the coding sequence GTGGAACAGTTGAAAACACCTGTAGTTATCATGAGAGCAGGGACCAGTAAAGGAATATTTATCAAAGAAGAAAACTTACCCAAAAACCAAGAAGAAAGAAATCAACTGATTTTAAAAATCTTCGGTAGTCCGGATATCAGACAAATAGATGGTTTAGGAGGAGCAGATCCCCTAACGAGTAAACTGGCTATTATCGGCCCTTCCACCAGAGAAGATGCCGATGTAGATTATACCTTTGGTCAAGTATCCTATGTAGCAAGCAAGATTGATTATTCGGGGAATTGCGGAAATATCTCCTCAGGAGTAGCTCCCTTTGCCGTAGATGAAGGATTAGTAAAAGTAGAAGAGCCCTATACCACAGTAAGAGTACACAATACCAATACTGGGAAAATATTGGTAGAAAAAGTACAGGTAATGGGTGGGAAAACCCAAGTAACTGGCGATTATGCTATAGCAGGAGTACCAGGTACCGGAGCAGAAATCTCCATAGATTTCTCTGATACTGCAGGAGCCGCAACAGGTAAACTTTTACCTACTGGTAATGTAGTAGACAAAATAGAAGTAGAAGGTTATGGAGAAATAGAGGCTTCTTTAGTGGATGCAGCCAACCCTGTAGTTTTTGTAAGAGCAAAGGATTTAAAGCTAACAGGTATAGAAACTCCTTCTCAAATCGATGAAAACAAAGAACTATTGAAAACTTTGGAAGAAATCAGAGGAAAGGGAGCACAAATGATGGGATTGGTAGACAATTGGGAAGAAGCAGTAAAGGTAGCCCCAGCTTTCCCAATGATTGCCTTTGTATCTCCTGCCCAAGACTATAAGGATTTTACTACAGGAAAAGACATCAAGACAGAAGATGTAGACTTTGTATCAAGGCTGATGTTTATGCAAGTAGTACACAAAACCTATGCAGGTACAGCAACCATCTGTACAGGCGCAGCTGCAAGAATAAAAGGAACCATTGTCAATGAAGCAATGGAAGATAAGGGACAGGAAAGTGTACTGCGAATCGGTCATCCAGCGGGGGTAATTACCATTGATGTAGCAGCTCATGAAAAGGATGGACAGTGGGCGCTAGAAAAAGCAGCCATAAGCAGAACAGCAAGAAGAATCATGGATGGAAATTGTTATACAGTAAAGTAA
- a CDS encoding cobalamin-dependent protein (Presence of a B(12) (cobalamin)-binding domain implies dependence on cobalamin itself, in one of its several forms, or in some unusual lineages, dependence on a cobalamin-like analog.), protein MIKARPNTEAIIREDIDKIKAYEKAFGVKMPSIDAEGNIQDLPEAYPREVNGVVRSGYRLSELGRKAVETGNPVQNPILGRNSAEETFNESKHMYDRAEKLGITLFQFVHSEATRHIDPLDGIELIEQSRGKGGITPAGEREFVQMGGGSKHPIRINATGDTTHLNVLNALIAGFDGTDIGPVIHVHFGGRGIHDFKTKVISGYKAIQICAENHMFVQLDTHKHINNIMGTDGMALAMVLLSEGLAVKAGLDRALSAIQMNVGGINLLADLALVKAFRETIWSEFIIAVPETFQNPPADLIAEQAHFARMAVSAKLAGANFYRPKAAENVGIPTGESMAKAIWATQNVFDNTYKVEIKDPYIDRRKEEIQAEAMAVLTTVLKKDKMLQVEEINAEFWRQYEAEELIELIVEAGKSGILDTPRAGGWDLKRFVKTNRDVDGIRRYVAGYTPLGVEEKYMPVTKENVVVDGENEITKKEKVVLATVGADAHVVGINMVKEAIEKAGYEVIFLRGMNLPETVAEVAAETKASVVGVSNLLGLGRELFPRVGKRLEELGLKDDVVLLAGGRIGEKEEEHEALERKIREEGTAFLGVDNFFGPGTDLEECVAWIEGELEKKRK, encoded by the coding sequence ATGATTAAGGCAAGACCAAATACCGAAGCAATTATCAGAGAAGATATTGATAAAATTAAGGCCTATGAAAAAGCCTTTGGAGTAAAAATGCCTTCCATTGATGCAGAAGGGAATATTCAAGATTTACCAGAGGCCTATCCTAGAGAGGTCAATGGAGTGGTACGTAGTGGTTATAGATTATCTGAATTAGGGCGTAAGGCTGTGGAAACTGGGAACCCAGTACAAAACCCTATCTTGGGAAGAAACAGTGCAGAGGAAACCTTTAATGAATCAAAACACATGTATGATAGGGCAGAAAAATTGGGCATTACCCTATTTCAATTTGTCCATTCAGAAGCTACTCGCCATATTGATCCTTTAGATGGAATAGAACTTATCGAACAATCTAGAGGAAAGGGCGGAATTACTCCAGCAGGAGAGCGAGAATTTGTTCAAATGGGAGGAGGTAGCAAACATCCCATTAGAATTAATGCTACTGGGGACACTACCCATCTTAATGTATTAAATGCACTAATTGCGGGTTTTGATGGAACAGATATAGGACCTGTTATCCACGTTCACTTTGGAGGTAGAGGTATCCATGACTTCAAAACCAAGGTAATTAGTGGCTATAAAGCCATACAAATATGTGCGGAAAACCATATGTTTGTTCAATTAGATACTCACAAACATATTAACAATATTATGGGTACAGATGGAATGGCCTTAGCCATGGTACTTTTATCTGAGGGATTAGCTGTAAAAGCTGGATTAGATAGAGCTTTAAGTGCCATTCAAATGAATGTTGGAGGCATCAACCTTTTAGCTGATCTAGCTTTAGTTAAAGCCTTTAGAGAGACCATTTGGAGCGAATTCATCATTGCTGTACCTGAAACCTTTCAAAATCCACCAGCTGATCTTATCGCAGAGCAAGCCCACTTTGCAAGAATGGCTGTTAGTGCAAAATTAGCAGGGGCAAACTTCTACAGACCAAAGGCAGCTGAAAATGTAGGTATACCTACAGGAGAATCCATGGCTAAAGCTATTTGGGCAACACAAAATGTATTTGATAATACTTATAAAGTAGAAATAAAGGATCCCTATATTGACAGGAGAAAAGAAGAAATTCAAGCTGAAGCTATGGCAGTTCTTACTACTGTATTAAAGAAAGACAAAATGTTACAGGTAGAGGAAATCAATGCAGAATTCTGGCGGCAGTATGAGGCAGAAGAGTTGATTGAACTTATCGTAGAAGCAGGAAAAAGCGGTATTTTAGATACTCCACGAGCTGGAGGATGGGATCTAAAAAGATTTGTTAAAACCAATCGAGATGTCGACGGCATCAGGAGATATGTAGCAGGTTATACTCCCCTAGGTGTAGAAGAAAAATATATGCCTGTAACCAAGGAAAACGTTGTGGTAGATGGGGAAAATGAAATCACAAAAAAAGAGAAAGTAGTATTAGCTACCGTAGGAGCAGATGCCCACGTAGTAGGAATTAATATGGTAAAAGAGGCTATTGAGAAGGCGGGTTATGAGGTTATATTCTTAAGAGGAATGAACTTACCAGAAACCGTAGCAGAAGTAGCAGCAGAAACTAAAGCCAGCGTAGTAGGAGTAAGCAACCTATTAGGTTTAGGTAGAGAATTATTCCCAAGAGTAGGCAAAAGATTAGAAGAGCTAGGACTTAAAGACGATGTGGTATTACTAGCTGGAGGAAGAATTGGAGAAAAAGAAGAAGAACATGAAGCTTTAGAAAGAAAAATTCGAGAAGAAGGTACAGCCTTTCTAGGTGTAGACAACTTCTTTGGACCTGGAACAGACCTAGAGGAGTGCGTAGCCTGGATAGAAGGAGAATTAGAGAAAAAGAGAAAATAA
- a CDS encoding LeuD/DmdB family oxidoreductase small subunit — MEKIKGNAFLLNENVDTDQILPGYAMSYPVEELKKVTLRGSIISDFPERVNPGDIILAEHNFGCGSSREQAPVALKSSGVGAVIAKSFARIFRRNAINIGLPVITCDAIDTIKAEMNPKDEFEVDILAGIITNVTIQKQYPLNPLSQTTLETLQAGGLINKVRAKLMERGAI, encoded by the coding sequence ATGGAGAAAATAAAAGGAAACGCCTTTCTATTAAATGAAAATGTAGATACCGATCAAATTCTTCCCGGCTATGCTATGTCATACCCCGTGGAAGAACTCAAAAAAGTAACCCTAAGGGGAAGCATTATCTCAGATTTTCCAGAGCGGGTAAATCCAGGGGATATCATCTTAGCAGAGCATAACTTTGGCTGCGGTTCCAGTAGAGAACAAGCTCCTGTAGCTTTGAAAAGTTCAGGCGTGGGAGCAGTAATTGCCAAATCCTTTGCTAGAATTTTTAGAAGAAATGCCATTAACATAGGTCTTCCTGTCATTACCTGTGATGCAATAGATACCATTAAGGCAGAAATGAACCCAAAAGATGAGTTTGAAGTAGATATTCTAGCAGGGATAATTACTAATGTAACTATCCAAAAACAATACCCTCTAAATCCTCTATCTCAAACGACTCTAGAAACTCTACAAGCAGGAGGACTAATCAACAAAGTAAGAGCAAAACTAATGGAAAGAGGTGCCATCTAA